Proteins encoded within one genomic window of Bermanella sp. WJH001:
- a CDS encoding glycosyl transferase: MADFYQNGIITTLHNLTDRHLADLENDLVEFSKQRPIGLLLPSLFSELEGEALPNIIENIKHVPYLSEIVIGLDRADKDQYIHALKFFSTLPQHHRVLWNDGPRLKALDAQLQEMGLAPKEMGKGRNVWYCMGYILASGKAESIALHDCDIVTYNSELLARLVYPVANPSFNYEFCKGYYARIASGKLNGRVSRLLVTPLLRALKSVIKDNTEYLNYMDSFRYPLAGEFSFRRDVLNDIRIPSDWGLEIGVLSEMHRNYANNRLCQVDIAKVYDHKHQDLSLSDQQAGLSKMSIDISKALFRKLATKGTVFNEETFRTIKASYFRIALDFVETYRNDAIMNGLNFDIHQEEEAVEMFAKNIMDAGKRFLDNPMETPFIPSWSRVQSAIPDIFQRLYQAVEEDHAEFASQL, translated from the coding sequence ATGGCTGATTTTTATCAGAATGGCATTATCACTACACTGCATAATCTTACTGATCGACACCTTGCAGATCTAGAAAATGACTTGGTTGAATTCAGTAAACAAAGGCCAATTGGTTTACTTTTACCCTCACTGTTTTCAGAACTTGAAGGCGAAGCATTACCCAACATTATCGAAAATATAAAACACGTGCCTTATTTAAGTGAAATAGTCATTGGTTTAGATCGCGCAGATAAAGACCAGTACATACATGCACTTAAATTCTTTTCTACGTTGCCGCAACACCATCGGGTTTTATGGAATGATGGCCCAAGATTAAAAGCATTAGATGCGCAACTGCAAGAAATGGGACTGGCACCAAAAGAAATGGGTAAAGGCAGAAATGTTTGGTACTGCATGGGTTACATTTTAGCCTCTGGTAAAGCGGAATCAATCGCTTTGCATGACTGCGACATTGTTACTTATAACAGTGAATTACTTGCCCGCCTGGTTTACCCTGTGGCTAACCCTTCTTTTAACTATGAGTTTTGTAAAGGCTATTACGCGCGAATTGCCAGTGGCAAATTAAATGGACGAGTAAGTCGTTTATTAGTCACGCCTTTATTAAGAGCCTTAAAATCCGTCATCAAGGACAATACTGAATATTTAAATTACATGGATAGCTTCCGTTATCCATTAGCGGGCGAATTTTCGTTTAGACGTGATGTGTTAAACGACATTCGTATTCCAAGTGACTGGGGACTTGAGATTGGCGTGCTTTCCGAAATGCATCGTAACTATGCTAATAATCGTTTATGCCAAGTCGACATTGCCAAAGTATACGATCACAAACATCAAGATTTATCCCTAAGCGATCAACAAGCCGGTTTATCTAAAATGTCCATCGACATTTCAAAAGCATTATTTAGAAAACTGGCCACTAAGGGCACTGTTTTTAATGAAGAAACCTTCCGTACTATTAAAGCCAGCTATTTCCGCATCGCATTAGATTTTGTCGAGACGTATCGAAATGATGCCATTATGAATGGCTTAAATTTTGATATACACCAAGAAGAAGAAGCGGTTGAAATGTTTGCCAAAAATATTATGGATGCCGGCAAACGCTTTTTAGACAATCCAATGGAAACCCCATTTATTCCAAGTTGGAGCCGAGTGCAAAGTGCCATACCCGATATTTTTCAGCGACTTTATCAAGCCGTAGAAGAAGATCACGCAGAGTTTGCATCTCAACTATAG
- a CDS encoding sugar phosphorylase, with translation MMVNNTQALLESKILHHLQAIYGDSQSDESLNELTQELIDIMRFKQHYEAVSPHQNYWSEDDVAVITYGQSIQKENEAPLETLHTFLNDYLKDSINSVHILPFFPYSADDGFAVCDYYAVNPTIGNWQHIENIASEYRLMADLVINHCSDQSQWFKNFIKGEGIGHDYFYTTHKDAPISQVVRPRTSPLLRPTQTEKGLEHVWCTFSHEQVDLDFSNPQVLKEFINIIRDYLDKGIRIFRLDAIAFLWKKLGTNCLNLDETHEVVRLIRTLIEHTQPDSIIITETNIPNIENLSYFGNANEAHCVYNFSLPPLLVYTLVSGNCRYLKRWLMSMPPAQHGTTYFNFIASHDGIGLRPAEGLLSDTELATLVSTMQNFGGKISWRAGDNGVKKPYEVNITLFDALQGTERGKDDYALERFLCAHGVMLALEGIPALYIHSILGTRNDYEKLERTDHNRSINRHEWQYDALIEQLNDDSSHHKQVYEKISKLIQLRRKQKAFHPNATQFTLHIGDHLFGFWRQSIDRRQSIFCIFNITDEKQSLLLSDLNLVVTHKWQDLISGYTFDNSHDEITLDPYQMMWIANV, from the coding sequence ATGATGGTCAACAATACTCAGGCATTACTTGAGTCAAAAATACTTCACCATTTACAAGCTATCTATGGTGACTCTCAGTCCGATGAAAGCTTAAATGAGTTAACCCAAGAACTGATTGATATTATGCGTTTCAAACAACACTATGAAGCGGTATCACCTCATCAAAATTATTGGAGTGAAGATGATGTAGCGGTCATTACATATGGTCAAAGCATCCAAAAAGAGAATGAAGCACCACTTGAAACCTTGCATACTTTTTTGAATGACTACTTAAAAGACAGCATCAACAGTGTTCATATCTTGCCATTCTTTCCCTATAGCGCTGATGATGGCTTTGCAGTGTGTGATTATTATGCCGTTAATCCAACCATAGGTAATTGGCAACACATAGAAAACATCGCCAGTGAATACCGTTTAATGGCGGATTTGGTGATTAATCATTGCTCCGATCAAAGCCAATGGTTTAAAAACTTTATTAAAGGAGAAGGCATTGGACATGATTATTTTTATACCACCCATAAAGATGCCCCCATTTCGCAAGTTGTTAGGCCTCGTACATCTCCACTGTTGCGCCCCACTCAAACTGAAAAAGGTTTAGAACATGTATGGTGCACATTTAGTCACGAACAAGTGGATTTAGACTTTTCAAACCCTCAAGTTTTAAAAGAATTTATCAATATTATTCGTGACTATTTAGACAAAGGTATCCGTATTTTTCGTCTTGATGCCATTGCATTTTTATGGAAAAAATTGGGCACAAATTGTTTAAACCTAGATGAAACCCATGAAGTGGTTCGCCTAATACGAACCTTAATAGAACATACTCAACCCGATAGCATCATTATCACAGAAACCAACATACCCAACATAGAAAATCTTAGTTATTTTGGTAACGCTAACGAAGCCCATTGTGTATACAACTTTTCGTTACCTCCGCTATTGGTTTACACCTTGGTGAGTGGTAATTGTCGGTATTTAAAACGCTGGTTGATGAGTATGCCACCTGCTCAACATGGCACAACATACTTTAATTTTATTGCGTCCCATGATGGCATTGGTTTACGACCCGCTGAAGGTTTATTAAGTGACACGGAATTAGCAACCTTAGTGAGCACCATGCAAAACTTTGGCGGCAAAATTTCTTGGCGCGCAGGGGATAACGGCGTCAAAAAACCCTATGAAGTCAACATCACGTTGTTTGATGCTCTGCAAGGAACTGAGCGTGGTAAGGATGACTATGCTCTTGAGCGTTTTTTATGTGCCCATGGTGTCATGCTCGCCTTAGAAGGCATTCCGGCCCTTTATATTCATAGTATTCTTGGCACACGCAATGACTACGAAAAGCTCGAGCGCACTGACCATAATCGCTCAATAAACCGTCATGAATGGCAATATGATGCTCTAATTGAACAGCTCAATGATGACAGCAGCCATCATAAACAAGTCTATGAAAAAATCAGCAAGCTGATTCAGCTGCGCCGAAAACAAAAAGCATTTCATCCAAATGCCACTCAATTCACATTGCATATTGGCGATCATTTATTTGGTTTTTGGCGACAAAGTATTGATCGTCGCCAAAGCATCTTTTGTATTTTTAACATTACAGACGAAAAGCAGTCTTTGTTGTTATCAGATCTTAATTTAGTGGTTACCCATAAATGGCAAGACCTCATTAGTGGCTACACCTTTGATAATAGCCATGATGAAATCACTTTAGACCCGTATCAAATGATGTGGATAGCCAACGTTTAA
- the galU gene encoding UTP--glucose-1-phosphate uridylyltransferase GalU, whose translation MSLPKTVKKCLFPVAGYGTRFLPATKSMPKEMLPIVNKPLIQYAAEEAMEAGVTKMGFITGRGKRAIADYFDNNYELEHEIAGSKKAENLNDINNVMDSGQFIFMRQREMLGLGHAILTGEPIIGNEPFAVILADDLCVAPRDGSDTPRAMAQLIELYNQYQCCIVAIEEVPKSDTGSYGIISGEEIEPGIYDVSDMIEKPKPEDAPTNMAIIGRYVLTPQIFDYLRQTKPGANGEVQITDALKQVAREERVIAVKFAGQRFDCGSIPGFVEATNYFYEHEFKAQ comes from the coding sequence ATGTCACTACCTAAAACGGTTAAAAAATGTTTATTTCCTGTAGCGGGTTACGGTACTCGATTTTTACCGGCTACCAAATCCATGCCTAAAGAAATGCTACCCATCGTTAATAAACCACTCATTCAATACGCAGCTGAAGAAGCAATGGAAGCTGGTGTGACTAAAATGGGGTTCATAACCGGACGCGGTAAACGCGCCATCGCTGATTATTTTGATAATAATTATGAATTGGAGCACGAAATTGCGGGCAGCAAAAAAGCTGAAAACCTCAATGACATCAATAATGTCATGGACAGCGGTCAGTTTATTTTTATGCGCCAACGTGAAATGTTAGGACTTGGCCATGCCATTTTAACTGGTGAACCTATTATCGGTAATGAACCGTTTGCTGTGATTTTAGCGGATGATTTATGCGTAGCGCCAAGAGATGGTAGTGACACACCAAGAGCCATGGCACAATTGATTGAGCTATATAATCAATATCAATGTTGCATTGTGGCCATTGAAGAAGTGCCAAAATCAGACACCGGCAGTTACGGCATTATAAGCGGTGAAGAAATTGAACCTGGGATTTATGATGTCAGTGACATGATCGAAAAGCCCAAACCAGAAGATGCCCCCACTAACATGGCCATAATTGGGCGTTATGTATTAACCCCACAAATTTTTGATTATCTAAGACAAACCAAACCAGGTGCCAATGGCGAGGTGCAAATTACCGACGCCCTCAAACAAGTGGCAAGAGAAGAACGTGTGATAGCCGTTAAATTTGCAGGACAACGATTTGATTGCGGCAGTATTCCCGGTTTCGTAGAAGCCACCAACTACTTTTATGAACACGAGTTTAAAGCTCAATAA
- a CDS encoding DUF6482 family protein: MKMTLSKLKQLDHPVDKLMLVSLCSMSYQLYAEDNGERFAVYNNDGDKIISHSLEQGKSLIHKINCKSAVLYQQLPYDEACATIEGEMSPVMEIPISTH; the protein is encoded by the coding sequence ATGAAAATGACCCTTAGTAAGCTTAAGCAACTAGATCACCCTGTAGATAAACTGATGTTGGTGAGTTTATGCAGTATGTCTTATCAGTTGTACGCTGAAGACAATGGCGAGCGTTTCGCTGTGTATAACAATGACGGTGATAAGATAATCAGTCACAGTTTAGAGCAAGGTAAATCATTGATTCATAAGATCAATTGTAAGTCAGCCGTTTTATACCAGCAGTTACCCTATGATGAGGCATGTGCCACTATCGAGGGTGAAATGAGCCCTGTAATGGAAATACCGATCTCCACTCATTAA
- a CDS encoding 3-keto-5-aminohexanoate cleavage protein, with protein MSDKVVITCALTGVLTNPEQHPVPVTAKQMAASAKEAYEAGASCMHIHFRQQTQGKGHLPCWEPEVALEISDAIREACPGVIINYTTGTIGRDQQGPIDCIKMGKPEIAACNAGSLNYLKTRSNGTWAWPPMLFQNTVDKIQELLAVCKEEGCRPEFECFDLGIVRSVGMFQEVGMWDKLDYNLVMGVNSGMPADPDLLPIILKYLKPGSHWQATVIGREEVWSVHKKVAELGGNLRTGLEDTFYLPGGEKATSNGQLIEAMAKVAHDAGREVASPAEAREIFL; from the coding sequence ATGAGCGATAAAGTCGTTATTACCTGCGCCCTTACTGGGGTATTAACCAATCCTGAGCAACATCCAGTACCAGTAACGGCTAAGCAGATGGCTGCATCAGCTAAAGAAGCCTATGAGGCAGGTGCGAGCTGCATGCATATTCATTTTCGCCAGCAAACACAAGGTAAAGGACATTTGCCTTGCTGGGAGCCTGAGGTTGCCCTTGAGATCAGCGATGCCATTCGTGAAGCTTGCCCAGGGGTTATTATTAATTACACCACAGGCACCATTGGCCGTGATCAACAAGGGCCAATTGATTGCATTAAAATGGGCAAACCAGAAATTGCAGCCTGTAATGCAGGTTCTCTGAATTATCTGAAAACACGCTCTAACGGCACTTGGGCGTGGCCGCCTATGTTGTTTCAAAATACCGTGGATAAAATCCAAGAGTTATTAGCGGTGTGCAAAGAAGAAGGGTGTCGCCCTGAGTTTGAATGTTTTGATCTGGGTATTGTGCGCAGTGTGGGCATGTTTCAAGAAGTGGGTATGTGGGACAAGTTAGATTACAACCTGGTAATGGGTGTGAATTCTGGTATGCCTGCAGACCCTGATCTATTACCCATTATCCTTAAATACTTAAAGCCGGGCAGCCATTGGCAAGCCACGGTTATCGGACGTGAAGAAGTTTGGAGTGTCCATAAAAAGGTAGCAGAACTGGGCGGTAACTTACGCACAGGTCTAGAAGATACCTTCTATTTGCCAGGAGGTGAAAAAGCCACAAGCAATGGCCAATTAATTGAAGCCATGGCAAAAGTGGCCCATGATGCTGGGCGCGAAGTAGCCAGCCCTGCTGAGGCACGTGAGATATTTTTATAA
- a CDS encoding acetoacetate--CoA ligase: MNRPLWSPSATRIEQSNMKALMNYIAQDGHNVEHYQQLHDFSTRLPQLFWKYLWEYGSFIEHTPYKKVLSHGDQMPGAKWFEGAQFNFAENLLKFRHDKIAITAYDERGKQQQLSYADLYHQVAKLSAYFKTLGVEPGDRIAAFMPNVPETIIAMLAATSLGAVWSSCSPDFGIQGVLDRFGQIKPKILITTDGYFYGGKKLNSLDKLKPILEQLNDTKHVIVVPYANPTLSQNDAQAELSCQQSVNLWQQCLSNDASKITFSAQRFDHPLYILYSSGTTGAPKCIVHGAGGTLLQHYKELVFHTDVKQEDTLFYYTTCGWMMWNWMVSTLMTGATLVIYDGSPFYPGPNVLWDMAEAENISIFGTSAKYISALEKANYLPHEQHNLVKLKTILSTGSPLSNESFDFVYNHIKQDLCLSSIAGGTDIVSCFTLGNPILPVYKGELQCLGLGMAVNVFDDQGKAVPANSSERGELVCEKPFPCMPIGFYNDSNNEKYIKSYFNRFENTWAHGDFAEKIEHKFNGQPYTSLIIHGRSDAILNPGGVRIGTAEIYRQVEKIDAVLESIAVGQTLKHDASDIRVVLFVILREGKTLTDELTQDIKKIIGQNTTTRHVPAVIIQVPDIPRTLSGKIVEVAVRETIHGRSVKNTDALKNPESLEFFKDLPALQQT; the protein is encoded by the coding sequence ATGAACCGTCCGTTATGGTCCCCTTCTGCCACGCGTATTGAGCAAAGCAACATGAAAGCGCTCATGAATTATATCGCTCAGGATGGCCATAACGTTGAGCACTATCAGCAGCTCCATGACTTCTCCACCCGCTTACCTCAGCTTTTTTGGAAATACCTTTGGGAATACGGCTCGTTCATTGAACACACACCGTATAAAAAAGTGCTCAGCCATGGCGATCAAATGCCAGGCGCGAAATGGTTTGAAGGTGCTCAATTTAACTTTGCAGAAAACTTACTAAAGTTTCGCCACGATAAAATCGCCATTACCGCTTATGACGAACGAGGCAAGCAGCAACAATTAAGTTACGCTGATTTATATCATCAGGTGGCGAAATTAAGTGCTTATTTCAAAACACTTGGTGTTGAACCAGGTGATCGCATAGCCGCCTTTATGCCTAATGTGCCTGAAACAATTATTGCCATGTTGGCGGCCACCAGTTTAGGGGCCGTTTGGTCCAGTTGTTCACCTGACTTCGGCATACAGGGTGTACTGGATCGTTTTGGGCAAATTAAACCAAAAATACTGATTACCACTGATGGGTATTTTTATGGTGGTAAAAAACTCAACAGTTTAGACAAGCTCAAACCGATACTAGAGCAACTGAATGATACAAAACATGTCATTGTGGTGCCGTATGCCAACCCCACCCTTTCACAAAACGATGCACAGGCTGAACTTAGCTGTCAGCAATCGGTGAATTTATGGCAGCAATGTTTAAGCAATGATGCCAGTAAAATTACATTCAGCGCACAGCGTTTTGACCACCCTCTTTATATTTTATATAGCTCAGGCACCACAGGTGCACCTAAGTGCATTGTGCATGGTGCTGGTGGCACATTATTACAGCACTACAAAGAATTAGTATTTCATACAGATGTCAAACAGGAAGACACTCTTTTTTACTACACAACGTGTGGCTGGATGATGTGGAACTGGATGGTGAGTACATTAATGACCGGTGCCACTTTAGTTATTTATGATGGCTCACCTTTTTACCCAGGACCAAATGTTTTATGGGACATGGCAGAAGCTGAAAACATCAGCATTTTTGGCACCAGTGCAAAATACATCAGTGCACTTGAGAAAGCTAACTACCTGCCACATGAACAACATAACTTAGTAAAACTTAAAACCATACTTTCAACCGGTTCCCCCCTGAGTAATGAAAGCTTTGATTTTGTATATAACCATATTAAACAAGATTTATGTTTAAGCAGCATTGCTGGCGGCACGGATATTGTTTCATGCTTCACTTTAGGCAACCCAATACTGCCCGTTTATAAAGGTGAGCTTCAATGCCTAGGTTTAGGCATGGCTGTGAATGTGTTTGATGATCAAGGTAAGGCTGTGCCAGCCAATTCATCTGAGCGTGGTGAACTTGTTTGTGAAAAACCCTTTCCGTGTATGCCAATAGGTTTTTATAACGATTCAAATAATGAAAAATATATAAAAAGCTACTTTAACCGCTTTGAAAATACTTGGGCACATGGCGACTTTGCTGAAAAGATTGAGCATAAATTTAACGGCCAACCTTATACCAGTTTAATCATTCATGGCCGCAGTGATGCCATATTAAACCCTGGAGGTGTACGCATCGGTACCGCCGAAATATATCGTCAAGTTGAAAAGATTGACGCGGTACTTGAAAGCATTGCGGTAGGTCAAACATTAAAACACGATGCCAGTGATATACGAGTGGTGCTATTTGTGATTTTACGTGAGGGTAAAACCTTAACCGATGAATTAACCCAAGACATTAAAAAAATAATTGGCCAAAATACAACCACGCGACATGTACCCGCTGTTATTATTCAAGTACCCGATATCCCAAGAACGCTGAGCGGTAAAATTGTCGAGGTGGCGGTACGCGAAACCATTCATGGGCGCAGTGTTAAAAATACCGATGCCCTTAAAAATCCAGAGTCATTAGAGTTTTTTAAAGATTTACCCGCACTACAACAGACATAA
- a CDS encoding response regulator yields MFVIMLLLMIGAFLWVMETEGRPAIEKTERQYIRQTGEATVALLSKYMDKSASLALSMANIAESLPLDEAVFQQTFKHALNEASVKDFVAGGGIWPEPFAFDKRRSRYSFFWGRQADGPLEKFQDYNDPKGMGYHNEEWYVPARYISAGKVYWSRSYVDPYTLEPMLTATAPIYRKGKFFGVSTVDIRLSAFKDLLAQQSKRFHGYGYVLDRSGTFLSFPNDQISKRTVVTENKDKKLQYISIQEAAESTPYLPNVNDVIEAMENMSRSNRGLSERAKILSQSSYQISLDEGFRIASIMANPLAKKTIGNSFIKQINLPNDPIINRPVSIQIFHIPDSYGKLILVVPTDILNEKSESIIQSVLWAFTWAILAGLLFGLVYLEWVLIAPLRKIRDQVMQFDHSHAITGIEVGELADLANQFNNRNQQLLDLNLTLSESVKEAQKATRAKSQFLANMSHEIRTPMNGVLGMLDIVLRTDLEQKQRHFIKVAKSSAENLLVLINDILDFSKIEAGKLDIQFLDFNLKSLLSDIVSTLNHGNNESKVEIILDINELEQSWVKGDPARIRQIFTNLIANALKFTPEGEVLIKVGLKDITERGLILYGIVKDTGIGIDSSQVDTLFESFSQADVSDSRQYGGTGLGLAICKQLCELMDGSISVVSEVGKGSSFEFTVVLEKSEFDHKKQVNLDLEGYNVLIVDDNESNLLVLSELLKIWGVNVTQCSSAHEALGILTSHRDYFDAAILDMQMPKMDGAELGIKIRSQRHFDDMPLIMMSSSGDVEDAGKFSDMGFSAYLIKPVMPEDIQDALAICIENGPCLHQAKPLLTQQHIQSLRADNENESLQLENYKGNILLVEDNEINQEVALTLLDELGLNVTIAANGQEALDKLENTEVDFDLVLMDCQMPVMDGYEATLTIRKQERFKYLPIIAMTANAMTGDKEKCIECGMNDYMSKPIDLIVIKKKLKEWLN; encoded by the coding sequence TTGTTTGTCATCATGCTGTTGCTGATGATAGGGGCCTTTTTATGGGTGATGGAAACAGAAGGGCGCCCAGCCATTGAGAAAACAGAGCGTCAGTATATTCGTCAAACCGGTGAAGCCACCGTTGCGCTGCTCTCCAAATACATGGATAAATCAGCATCCTTGGCACTGTCCATGGCCAATATAGCTGAAAGCCTGCCTCTGGATGAGGCGGTCTTCCAGCAAACCTTCAAACATGCACTGAATGAAGCCAGTGTTAAAGACTTTGTGGCTGGTGGTGGCATTTGGCCTGAACCTTTTGCATTTGATAAGCGCCGATCAAGATATAGCTTTTTTTGGGGGCGCCAAGCGGATGGACCTCTTGAGAAGTTTCAAGATTACAATGACCCTAAGGGCATGGGGTATCACAATGAAGAGTGGTATGTGCCGGCTCGATATATCTCAGCAGGTAAGGTTTATTGGTCTCGCTCTTATGTTGACCCCTATACACTTGAGCCCATGTTAACGGCCACGGCTCCTATCTATCGCAAAGGTAAGTTTTTTGGTGTGTCTACCGTTGATATCCGCTTGTCTGCATTTAAAGATCTGCTGGCTCAACAGTCCAAACGCTTTCATGGTTATGGTTATGTACTTGATCGCAGTGGCACGTTTTTGTCATTCCCTAACGATCAAATTAGTAAGCGCACGGTGGTGACGGAAAATAAAGATAAAAAACTGCAATACATATCCATTCAAGAGGCGGCCGAGTCAACCCCTTATTTGCCAAATGTAAATGATGTGATTGAAGCAATGGAAAATATGTCACGCTCTAATAGGGGTCTATCAGAGCGGGCTAAAATATTGTCGCAAAGCAGTTATCAAATCAGTCTTGATGAAGGTTTTCGCATTGCGAGCATCATGGCAAACCCGCTAGCTAAAAAAACAATTGGCAACAGTTTTATCAAGCAAATCAACTTGCCTAACGATCCTATTATCAACCGGCCTGTTTCTATTCAAATATTTCATATACCAGATAGTTATGGCAAATTAATTCTGGTGGTACCAACGGATATTTTAAATGAGAAAAGTGAAAGCATTATACAAAGCGTATTATGGGCATTTACTTGGGCTATTTTAGCGGGATTACTATTTGGTCTTGTGTATCTTGAATGGGTGTTAATTGCACCCTTAAGAAAAATACGCGATCAAGTGATGCAATTTGATCACTCACATGCCATTACCGGCATAGAGGTGGGTGAGTTAGCGGATTTAGCGAATCAATTTAATAACCGTAATCAACAACTACTGGATTTAAACTTAACCCTATCAGAGTCGGTGAAAGAGGCGCAAAAGGCGACTCGTGCTAAGAGCCAATTTCTGGCGAACATGAGTCACGAAATCCGCACCCCAATGAATGGGGTGTTAGGCATGCTAGATATTGTGTTACGTACCGACCTTGAACAAAAACAACGTCACTTTATTAAGGTTGCTAAATCCAGTGCTGAAAACTTATTGGTGTTGATCAATGATATTTTGGATTTCTCAAAAATTGAGGCAGGCAAACTCGATATTCAATTTTTAGATTTTAACCTTAAGTCATTGCTGTCTGACATTGTTTCTACCTTGAATCATGGCAATAACGAAAGCAAGGTTGAAATTATATTGGATATAAATGAATTAGAGCAAAGCTGGGTGAAAGGAGACCCTGCTCGTATTCGCCAAATCTTTACAAATTTAATTGCCAATGCACTGAAGTTTACACCTGAAGGTGAAGTGCTAATTAAAGTGGGCTTAAAAGACATCACTGAAAGAGGGCTAATTTTATACGGAATTGTCAAAGATACCGGCATTGGCATTGATAGCTCGCAGGTTGATACGTTATTTGAATCATTTTCTCAAGCGGATGTTTCCGATTCACGCCAATATGGCGGTACTGGCTTGGGACTGGCCATATGCAAGCAATTATGTGAACTGATGGACGGCTCAATTAGCGTGGTCAGTGAAGTTGGAAAAGGCAGCAGTTTTGAATTTACGGTTGTGTTAGAAAAGAGTGAGTTTGACCATAAAAAACAAGTTAACTTAGACCTTGAAGGTTACAACGTGTTAATTGTCGATGACAATGAAAGTAATCTTTTGGTGTTAAGTGAGCTGTTAAAAATCTGGGGCGTCAATGTCACGCAATGCTCCAGTGCCCACGAAGCACTTGGAATACTGACCAGTCATCGTGACTATTTTGATGCGGCCATCTTAGATATGCAGATGCCTAAAATGGATGGCGCTGAACTAGGTATAAAAATTCGATCTCAACGACATTTTGATGATATGCCTCTCATTATGATGAGTTCATCTGGCGATGTTGAAGATGCTGGAAAATTTTCTGACATGGGATTTTCTGCATATTTGATTAAACCCGTCATGCCAGAGGATATACAAGATGCACTGGCTATTTGTATTGAAAATGGCCCTTGTTTGCATCAAGCCAAACCCTTATTAACTCAGCAGCATATTCAATCATTACGGGCAGATAATGAAAATGAATCACTTCAACTTGAAAACTATAAGGGCAATATTCTCTTAGTTGAAGATAATGAAATTAATCAAGAAGTGGCCCTTACTTTGTTAGATGAATTGGGTTTGAATGTGACGATTGCGGCGAACGGGCAAGAAGCATTAGATAAATTAGAAAATACAGAGGTTGATTTTGATCTTGTGCTCATGGATTGCCAAATGCCGGTTATGGATGGCTACGAAGCCACCCTGACCATTCGAAAACAAGAACGCTTTAAATACCTACCCATTATCGCCATGACGGCTAACGCTATGACAGGAGATAAAGAAAAGTGCATTGAGTGCGGGATGAATGATTACATGTCTAAACCCATTGATTTAATTGTAATTAAGAAAAAATTAAAAGAATGGTTAAATTAA
- a CDS encoding GIY-YIG nuclease family protein has translation MLVYTLTNNITGDVWVGTCKDSSDERFMQFQEAMALGVKEKIYKDLRDFGVENFTVEDYALAYDREELKDIFDDAMETYNGKSLIGVKTSLGKTSIAKSAPLKSSVGTAKRKTLGSTTRTTTSTVKKAAAPAKLATGRTGNAKKEKLIKEKLAEEKALRESMKSKQIMEQADEMAAIMARLDSRGSTVNKRR, from the coding sequence ATGCTTGTATACACCCTAACCAATAACATCACCGGCGACGTCTGGGTTGGCACCTGTAAAGACAGCAGTGATGAGCGCTTTATGCAGTTTCAAGAAGCCATGGCCTTAGGGGTCAAAGAAAAGATTTATAAAGACTTACGAGATTTTGGTGTAGAGAATTTCACCGTTGAAGATTATGCCCTCGCTTACGACCGAGAAGAGCTCAAAGACATCTTTGATGACGCCATGGAAACCTATAATGGCAAAAGCCTTATTGGTGTGAAAACCAGCCTTGGTAAAACCAGCATCGCAAAATCTGCACCACTAAAATCGAGTGTGGGGACTGCTAAGCGTAAAACCCTGGGAAGCACTACCCGCACCACCACCAGTACCGTGAAAAAAGCAGCAGCACCAGCCAAGCTGGCCACAGGTCGAACTGGTAATGCGAAGAAAGAAAAACTTATCAAAGAAAAGCTGGCAGAAGAAAAAGCCCTGCGCGAATCCATGAAAAGTAAACAAATCATGGAGCAAGCGGATGAAATGGCTGCCATCATGGCTCGCTTAGATTCCCGTGGATCAACCGTTAATAAACGCCGTTGA